The following are encoded in a window of Salmo trutta chromosome 27, fSalTru1.1, whole genome shotgun sequence genomic DNA:
- the LOC115165055 gene encoding Golgi phosphoprotein 3 isoform X1 — translation MTSLTQRSSGLVQRRTEASRTSAADKDRGSGDEDFETRRGAEEEEVEDKGDCKETRLTLMEEVLLLGLKDREGYTSFWNDCISSGLRGCMLIELAIRGRLHLEACGMRRKSLLARKVICKSDAPTGDVLLDEALKHVKETQPPETVQSWIELLSGETWNPLKLHYQLRNVRERLAKNLVEKGVLTTEKQNFLLFDMTTHPLTNNNIKQRLIKRVQEAVLEKWVNDPHRMDKRLLALIFLAHSSDVLENAFSPLLDDQYDLAMKRVRQLLDLEPEGESTKTNANELLWAVVAAFTK, via the exons ATGACTTCCCTGACACAGCGGAGCTCCGGCCTAGTCCAGAGGCGGACCGAGGCCTCTCGTACTTCTGCCGCCGACAAGGACAGAGGGTCCGGGGATGAGGATTTCGAGACCCGCCGCGGAGCAgaagaagaggaggtggaggataaAGGAGACTGTAAAGAAACTCGACTCACATTGATGGAAGAAGTGTTACTCTTGGGATTAAAGGACCGCGAG GGCTACACGTCGTTCTGGAACGACTGCATCTCGTCGGGGCTGCGTGGCTGCATGCTCATAGAACTGGCTATCAGAGGACGACTACATCTGGAGGCCTGCGGCATGAGGAGGAAAAGCCTGCTCGCCAGGAAG GTGATCTGTAAGTCAGACGCTCCGACGGGAGACGTGCTATTGGACGAGGCTCTGAAACATGTAAAGGAGACCCAGCCCCCAGAGACGGTGCAGAGCTGGATTGAGCTGCTCAGCG GTGAGACGTGGAACCCTCTGAAGCTACACTACCAGCTGAGGAACGTGAGGGAGCGCCTGGCCAAGAACCTGGTGGAAAAGGGCGTGCTGACCACGGAGAAACAGAACTTCCTGCTCTTCGACATGACCACTCACCCGCtcaccaacaacaacatcaaacaACGCCTCATCAAGAGGGTTCAGGAGGCCGTGTTGGAGAAATGGGTCAACGACCCGCATCGCATGGACAAGCGGCTGCTCGCCCTCATCTTCCTGGCCCACTCGTCTGATGTCCTAGAGAATGCCTTTTCCCCTTTGTTGGACGACCAGTATGACCTGGCCATGAAGAGAGTACGGCAGCTCCTGGACCTGGAGCCGGAGGGGGAGAGCACGAAGACTAACGCCAATGAGTTGTTGTGGGCCGTGGTGGCCGCCTTTACCAAGTGA
- the LOC115165055 gene encoding Golgi phosphoprotein 3 isoform X2, with amino-acid sequence MEEVLLLGLKDREGYTSFWNDCISSGLRGCMLIELAIRGRLHLEACGMRRKSLLARKVICKSDAPTGDVLLDEALKHVKETQPPETVQSWIELLSGETWNPLKLHYQLRNVRERLAKNLVEKGVLTTEKQNFLLFDMTTHPLTNNNIKQRLIKRVQEAVLEKWVNDPHRMDKRLLALIFLAHSSDVLENAFSPLLDDQYDLAMKRVRQLLDLEPEGESTKTNANELLWAVVAAFTK; translated from the exons ATGGAAGAAGTGTTACTCTTGGGATTAAAGGACCGCGAG GGCTACACGTCGTTCTGGAACGACTGCATCTCGTCGGGGCTGCGTGGCTGCATGCTCATAGAACTGGCTATCAGAGGACGACTACATCTGGAGGCCTGCGGCATGAGGAGGAAAAGCCTGCTCGCCAGGAAG GTGATCTGTAAGTCAGACGCTCCGACGGGAGACGTGCTATTGGACGAGGCTCTGAAACATGTAAAGGAGACCCAGCCCCCAGAGACGGTGCAGAGCTGGATTGAGCTGCTCAGCG GTGAGACGTGGAACCCTCTGAAGCTACACTACCAGCTGAGGAACGTGAGGGAGCGCCTGGCCAAGAACCTGGTGGAAAAGGGCGTGCTGACCACGGAGAAACAGAACTTCCTGCTCTTCGACATGACCACTCACCCGCtcaccaacaacaacatcaaacaACGCCTCATCAAGAGGGTTCAGGAGGCCGTGTTGGAGAAATGGGTCAACGACCCGCATCGCATGGACAAGCGGCTGCTCGCCCTCATCTTCCTGGCCCACTCGTCTGATGTCCTAGAGAATGCCTTTTCCCCTTTGTTGGACGACCAGTATGACCTGGCCATGAAGAGAGTACGGCAGCTCCTGGACCTGGAGCCGGAGGGGGAGAGCACGAAGACTAACGCCAATGAGTTGTTGTGGGCCGTGGTGGCCGCCTTTACCAAGTGA